From Branchiostoma floridae strain S238N-H82 chromosome 5, Bfl_VNyyK, whole genome shotgun sequence:
TGAAGCTGCAGCCCACTAGGTAGGCAGCAACATCTAACTATTCAAACTGAATCATCAAATACTGACTAAGAGACTATTTtactaacactagttcacctatatccacatagtaacCTATATTAGCGTCTTGAAAATGGGACATTTAGGATATCAGTCAATGGACAGTAGTTTCAATTTAATCTTGTTCTTACTCACCTGCTAAGGTTTAAGAGAAGAAAAGAGATGACCATTCCTTAAAATTGTAACTACCCCCCCAGGTGCAATGGTGGTGGCGACTTGGAGCTGGATGCATTTGAGGTAGTTCGCCTGGAGTCAGAGCTGGTAGCAGAGAGGCTGTAAGTATTtagcaaacaaagtaaaaattgtcaaatttaaCCCTCCGCATGCTATTAGGTGGTTACTGGACACCGCCTAAATTTCTCAAGTTAACAATGACAGATAAAAGtcttttcttcatcatcataaataaataaacctttCTATAAGTGATCTCACCAACTTTTATCTCTCCTTGCAGGCTCCTTGAAGACTTGACCCATGCGAATAAGAGGTAAGAGGTGTCCCCGAGATGGGCATgttatgttcaaagtttatgttcAAGTAACTTGTATCATTCTATTGTACTAAAAATGGTGCTTaagaatatcaagtcgacagactgaGGCTTCAATTTTGACAATATTTCAATTGGAAACCACCGTTTTTCatttaatgatgataatatacACAATAGTTTGTTTTCTTAGGCTCAGTTCTTTTTGTATCTTCCCCTTCAGCTTGAAGGAAGACCTGGACAAGGCGCAGAAAAAGTAAGTGAAAACACCACCAGTTATATTACAACCTTGTTGCTCTCAATTGGATACACTTGTTCTCTCTACTTCCTCTTGAGTCAACTCCATCTTTCAAGAAGGTACTTGCCAATATGAAGACACAAAATATCTATTAGCTGTTATATACATTGTTGAACCTTTCCTCCAAGTGATGCATTGTTACATTGAAGCTGTGTTTGTTTTAATACTATGCAGATACAGCACCACAAGGGCAGATCTCTTGAACAAGGACAACAAGATCAAAGATCTTCACACACAGCTACAAAGGTAGGTCAACAATCTTCAGGGTCTTTCTGTTTCCTCTCAATTCAACTTTTTCTTTTAAAGACTAGGGGACTTTCTAAAGGTAAGGAAACTGTGCAATAAACTAagtatctactgtaaatgcagaaatgctcGCGGTGGATAAatatttgcggttttcgcggcgaccacttcaatgcgaacttaaatccaccggaAAAGTCATTTCCCGCGGNNNNNNNNNNNNNNNNNNNNNNNNNNNNNNNNNNNNNNNNNNNNNNNNNNNNNNNNNNNNNNNNNNNNNNNNNNNNNNNNNNNNNNNNNNNNNNNNNNNNCTAGACCTCTATATAACAGTTTGCTTCCTTAGCTTCAGTCTTGACGGCTTTAACTTTGTATCTTCCCCTTCAGCCTGAAGCAAGACCTTGACACGGCACAGAAAAAGTAAGTGAAAATAACACAGGTTATATTACAACCTTGTTGCTCTGAAATGGGTGTACTTTGTTTGTTGTTGCTTATCATATATCCATATATCAATTAAGGATAAGATATAATTTGGAAAAGGAGAAATAGGGAGCAGCAGTCTTTGTATTTTTGCCAGGAATGGTCCAGGTTTGATGCATCTCAAACTTTTCCTCCAATAGGATCGCTGAGCAGACTGACATCGCTGAAATGCTCCAAATGGAAAAAGAGGCCCTCCTAGCTGAGCAAAAACAGTGagatatttttgtttcttgtttcctgatacaggatgggactaggtgaggtgaggtgatacaGTccattagttttatttttgtttcttgttttctgcTACAGTCAAAGTTTGATTTTAAGATGGGGTGCAGCAGTTGTTTTATCTATTGATACCAAGACTGGTTGGTTCAATAAACCTCTGAGAAAACTATGAAACTCTGAGAAAGGAAAAGGACTTCCTGGCCGAACAGAAAGATTgagatatttttgtttgtagTCTCCCGATACAAAATTTAGTCTTAAGATTAGGTGCAGTAATCAATGTTATAATCTCTAAGTATTGCCAAGATTGTTTGGTTCAATGAATTCCAACTTAAAGTTGCTAAAAATCTTAGAAAGGAAAAGGAGGACCTCCTGGCCAAACATAAAGATTAAGTCAgagatatttttgtttgtatagCTTATATGGCAAAACTTTAATTTCGTCTTTTGAACTTTAATGCATCCCAACATTTCTTCAAAAGGGTGACTGAAGAAACCAACAACGCTGCCACCTGGTTAAAGAAGGCAAACAAAAAACTGCTGGTCGAGCAGAAACACTTCAACAAGTGAGTTTTATATGGTTTAAGTGTAATTTGATATGGGATGCAGCAGTTCTTCAATGTATCTTTGTTGCTTTCTCTTCCTTTTGCTCCcaacctagcctggtatccagccgtattatagctcccgagtctcttctgttctctccacaaatagcctggtatccagccgtatcatagctcccgagtctcttctgtcctgtaTTTGTGGAgatgacagaagagactcgggagccaTGAtaaggctggataccaggctactccCAACTCACCTTTGTATCACTAAAATTCGGAGTCTCAGCAACCCAACCGAGGGAAGTTGCCGATGACTTTGTTGTAATGATATAATGAGTTAATGTATCTAATGGAGAaacaccagttcacctttatccactggtaacctatatccgttggctGTTGTATTAAACAGGGTAGCTAAGGGATATCATATCAACAGAGAGTAGTTTTACTTTTATGCTGTTTTAGTTATTCTGCATATTAAGTCCTGTGACATTGAGTTAAGAGGGTCATGCAGCTTTGTCTTACACCTTCAATACCCTGGTCCAGCTGGTACTCATGTGTATGACTTGTTTCATATCTGATGTCTGACATATTAATTTTATCATTTCCAGGTACCTAAGTGGTCATCACGTGAACACCCCAAAACCTCACACCGCAGAACCACCACAGATCACCAGGTAGGCTATCAAAGACTGACTTGGGGACTTTTTAACTACTTCAAccaaaatgatacaaaagatCATCTATGGTGGAATCATATCTTACATGATTTCTGTATTAATTTCCCTTTAATATTCTCATCATTCAGTATTTGTCAACTTCCCAAGCTAATAATGCCTTACCTATGATTTTAGAGGCAAATATGCTTGAAAACACAATaaattttgttcttattttagTATTTAAGACAAGCttccttttaaaaaaaaaggattctATAGAATTGTAACTgaaatgaccccccccccccctctaggTGCCCCCAACACTGTGCTGGTGGTGATGACCTCGAGACAGATGCCTTTATGACAATATCCTTGGAGGCGCAACTCATCGCTGAGAGACTGTAAGTACACAGCAAAAGTAGAAAGTATCAAATTCGAGGACAGTATAGACATTGACATATGATCAGGTGATTTACAGGTGAAATTATTCCTATATCTAAGCTGATCATCATCAGCGGTTAACTTTAAGCTTGCACACAACAATGTTATAGCTGTATTACCGTACAGGGTGACATTAActgattacaagacggggattcATCAGGTCTTGCTGAATGTCAATTCCTCCTCTCCCAGTCATGCATTAAAGCTGTGTTTGTTTAATATTTTGCAGAGAAAATGCCACCAAAGCCCATCAAATCATGGAGCTTAAGACCCAACTACTCAGGTAGGTCAACAATCCtctggttctttttgttttctctcAATTAAGCTTGATCTTTTGAAAGAAGAACTTTCAAAATAATTGAACAAACAATAAGTGATCATCGTAGACACATGATTGTAGGCACTGTTCTATACCCTTCGTATGCAACAATTTATATATGCTTAAGATATTGTCATTGATTGTTTTTCTGTTCATGTCAAATTTTATTTGCATTGTCTTTatctctgtcagcagggctgagccctttgtaatagccacaggctagttgggcagccttgATTGTGGGCGTtaatgaacaaacaaataaataaatgaaatttggATCTCTTCTTTTCTTGAAAAAGTGCTGACCTGAAGCAGTGTTGAGTTCGTTTTCTTTCAACTTCTTGACGGCTATGTTGTATTCTCATCTTCAGCCTGAGGGCAGATTATGACAAGGAGCACCAGAAGTAAGTTGGAACACTGCCGCTAGTTTTCACACTTACGTTGATCTGAAAGTGTAACTTAAAGGCCCTATAAAATCAAGCATTTTTCTCGTTACTCCACAACTATGATTATTGTAGTatataatttattcatttaacttacacatgtaggtttgcccaaaatatacaaaatgggAACGTTATGAATTTATGGATCTTGGTTGTTGATCTTGAGAGAATGATGTAGCCTCGCAAACATATTGTTTCATTATAAACCTTCCATTTCACAGTTTCTGTACACTGCACATTGCACAGCATAGCACACTCTTGCTCTTAAAACCAAATGACTGTCTATtcatttgtttgtcttttaaaCTTCAATTTATCCAAAACATTTTTCTCCAACAGGGTTTTCCACCAAAACCAACTCGCAGTTGatctgaagaaagaaaataccACCCTGGCCCAGCAGAAACAGAGATATTTTTGCTTGTTGTTGGAGTTAAGAGAGTGAGACATTTTTGTTTCTAATTGCTTGT
This genomic window contains:
- the LOC118416397 gene encoding uncharacterized protein LOC118416397, with the translated sequence MLQMEKEALLAEQKQVTEETNNAATWLKKANKKLLVEQKHFNKYLSGHHVNTPKPHTAEPPQITRCPQHCAGGDDLETDAFMTISLEAQLIAERLENATKAHQIMELKTQLLSLRADYDKEHQKVFHQNQLAVDLKKENTTLAQQKQRYFCLLLELREKVLKMQKELNRQEKHNLKRRKAEATEATKTKRELEDMSQDKATLIEELNAANQSLARRALEIEALKSRLAILEGGGFWVPCK